From Streptomyces sp. TLI_105, the proteins below share one genomic window:
- a CDS encoding MerR family transcriptional regulator yields MFAIGDFARHGRVSVRMLRHYDAIGLLRPAHVDPHSGYRFYSADQLAPLNRVIALKDLGFTLEQVGAILRDEFGAEELRGMLRLRQAELEAALEAARARLAQVGARLRAIESEGRMSTQDVVVKKIPAVRVAELSAVAASFGPHDISPVIGPLYEELCGRLEAAGLSGFGPGIAYYEDAGRGDGSVLVHAGMTVPEGTVVEGVEVHDLPGIEEAATVVHRGSMDSILPTAQTLARWIETNGYRSQHYARELYLECPEDRSQWVTEIQEAIVRA; encoded by the coding sequence ATGTTTGCCATCGGAGACTTCGCCCGGCACGGGCGGGTGTCGGTCCGGATGCTGCGCCACTACGACGCCATCGGACTGCTGCGCCCCGCCCACGTCGACCCGCACAGCGGCTACCGCTTCTACTCGGCGGACCAGCTCGCCCCGCTCAACCGCGTCATCGCGCTCAAGGACCTCGGCTTCACCCTCGAACAGGTGGGGGCGATCCTCCGGGACGAGTTCGGCGCGGAGGAGCTGCGGGGGATGCTGCGCCTGCGCCAGGCCGAGCTGGAAGCGGCCCTGGAGGCGGCGCGGGCCCGGCTCGCCCAGGTCGGTGCGAGGCTCCGAGCCATCGAGAGCGAGGGACGCATGTCCACGCAGGACGTCGTCGTCAAGAAGATCCCCGCCGTCCGGGTCGCCGAGCTGAGCGCGGTCGCCGCGAGCTTCGGCCCGCACGACATCTCCCCGGTCATCGGGCCGCTGTACGAGGAGCTGTGCGGCCGCCTCGAAGCGGCCGGCCTCAGCGGCTTCGGCCCGGGGATCGCGTACTACGAGGACGCGGGCAGGGGCGACGGTTCGGTCCTCGTGCACGCCGGGATGACCGTCCCCGAGGGAACGGTCGTGGAGGGCGTCGAGGTGCACGACCTGCCCGGCATCGAGGAGGCGGCGACCGTCGTCCACCGGGGCTCGATGGACAGCATCCTGCCGACGGCGCAGACCCTCGCCCGCTGGATCGAGACCAACGGCTACCGGTCGCAGCACTACGCCCGCGAGCTGTACCTGGAGTGCCCGGAGGACCGGTCCCAGTGGGTGACGGAGATCCAGGAGGCGATCGTCCGCGCCTGA
- the leuE gene encoding leucine efflux protein LeuE: MLGVTDLPTYLAGLVLIILLPGPNSLYVLSVAARKGTRTGYKAAAGVFTGDAVLMTLAALGAASLLQTTPLLFMIVKYAGAGYLTWMAIGMLRAALAMWRTRHETVAESAAEPDAGPSERPYRRALIISLFNPKAILFLISFFVQFVDPSYAYPALSFLVLGTLLQLGSFLYLTTLIFGGTRLAAAFRRRRRLSAGATTAAGALFLGFAAKLSAAGA, from the coding sequence ATGCTGGGTGTCACCGATCTACCGACCTATCTCGCCGGGCTCGTCCTCATCATCCTCCTGCCGGGGCCGAACTCGCTGTACGTGCTGTCCGTCGCCGCCCGCAAGGGCACCCGGACCGGGTACAAAGCCGCCGCCGGGGTGTTCACCGGCGACGCCGTCCTGATGACGCTGGCCGCCCTCGGTGCCGCCTCGCTGCTCCAGACCACCCCGCTCCTCTTCATGATCGTGAAGTACGCGGGCGCCGGCTATCTGACCTGGATGGCGATCGGCATGCTGCGGGCCGCCCTGGCCATGTGGCGCACCCGGCACGAGACCGTCGCCGAGTCCGCCGCCGAGCCGGACGCCGGACCGTCCGAGCGCCCGTACCGCCGCGCGCTGATCATCAGCCTCTTCAACCCGAAGGCGATCCTCTTCCTGATCTCCTTCTTCGTGCAGTTCGTGGACCCGTCCTACGCCTACCCGGCGCTCTCCTTCCTGGTCCTCGGCACCCTGCTCCAGCTCGGCAGCTTCCTCTACCTGACGACCCTGATATTCGGCGGCACCCGGCTCGCCGCCGCGTTCCGGCGCCGCAGGCGCCTCTCCGCGGGCGCCACCACCGCCGCCGGTGCCCTCTTCCTCGGCTTCGCCGCGAAGCTCTCCGCGGCCGGTGCTTGA
- a CDS encoding methylmalonyl-CoA mutase — protein MARESESGLPIEPVYGPDALDGWDPAEKLGEPGSYPFTRGVYPSMYTGRPWTMRQYAGFGTAVESNARYQQLIANGTTGLSVAFDLPTQMGHDSDAPIAHGEVGKVGVAVDSIDDMRVLFDGIPLDKVSTSMTINAPAALLLLLYQLVGEEQGVPADGLTGTIQNDVLKEYIARGTYIFPPKPSLRLIADIFKYCRAEIPKWNTISISGYHMAEAGASPAQEIAFTLADGIEYVRTAVAAGMDVDDFAPRLSFFFVARTTLLEEVAKFRAARRIWARVMKEEFGAKNPKSLMLRFHTQTAGVQLTAQQPEVNLVRVAVQGLAAVLGGTQSLHTNSFDEAIALPTDKSARLALRTQQVLAYETDVTATVDPFAGSYVVEKMTDDVEAAALELMERVEEMGGAVSAIERGFQKNEIERSAYRIAQETDSGERVVVGVNRYAIDVEEPYEPLRVDPAIEAQQAERLARLRSERDRAAVDAALAELKKAAEGTGNVLYPMKDALKARATVGEVCDALREVWGTYVPTDAF, from the coding sequence ATGGCGCGCGAGTCGGAGTCGGGGCTGCCCATCGAACCGGTCTACGGACCGGACGCCCTGGACGGATGGGATCCTGCCGAGAAGCTGGGCGAGCCGGGCTCGTACCCCTTCACACGCGGCGTGTACCCCTCGATGTACACCGGCCGGCCCTGGACCATGCGGCAGTACGCCGGCTTCGGCACCGCCGTGGAGTCCAACGCCCGCTACCAGCAGCTCATCGCCAACGGCACCACGGGCCTGTCGGTCGCCTTCGACCTGCCGACCCAGATGGGCCACGACTCCGACGCCCCGATCGCGCACGGCGAGGTCGGCAAGGTCGGCGTCGCCGTCGACTCGATCGACGACATGCGGGTCCTGTTCGACGGCATCCCGCTGGACAAGGTCTCCACGTCGATGACGATCAACGCCCCCGCCGCGCTGCTGCTCCTGCTCTACCAGCTCGTCGGCGAGGAGCAGGGCGTCCCGGCGGACGGGCTGACCGGCACGATCCAGAACGACGTGCTCAAGGAGTACATCGCCCGCGGCACGTACATCTTCCCGCCGAAGCCCTCGCTGCGGCTGATCGCGGACATCTTCAAGTACTGCAGGGCCGAGATCCCGAAGTGGAACACCATCTCGATCTCCGGCTACCACATGGCCGAGGCCGGCGCCTCGCCCGCGCAGGAGATCGCGTTCACCCTCGCCGACGGCATCGAGTACGTCCGCACCGCCGTCGCCGCCGGCATGGACGTCGACGACTTCGCGCCCCGCCTCTCCTTCTTCTTCGTGGCCCGCACGACCCTCCTGGAGGAGGTCGCCAAGTTCCGCGCCGCCCGCCGGATCTGGGCGCGGGTGATGAAGGAGGAGTTCGGCGCGAAGAACCCCAAGTCGCTGATGCTCCGCTTCCACACCCAGACCGCCGGCGTGCAGCTCACCGCCCAGCAGCCCGAGGTCAACCTGGTGCGCGTCGCCGTCCAGGGCCTCGCGGCCGTCCTCGGCGGCACGCAGTCGCTGCACACCAACTCCTTCGACGAGGCCATCGCGCTGCCGACCGACAAGTCCGCCCGCCTCGCCCTGCGCACCCAGCAGGTCCTGGCGTACGAGACGGACGTCACCGCCACCGTCGACCCCTTCGCCGGTTCCTACGTCGTCGAGAAGATGACGGACGACGTCGAGGCCGCCGCCCTGGAGCTGATGGAACGGGTCGAGGAGATGGGCGGCGCGGTCAGCGCGATCGAGCGCGGCTTCCAGAAGAACGAGATCGAGCGCTCCGCCTACCGGATCGCGCAGGAGACCGACAGCGGCGAGCGGGTCGTCGTCGGCGTCAACCGCTACGCGATCGACGTCGAGGAGCCCTACGAGCCGCTCCGTGTCGACCCGGCCATCGAGGCCCAGCAGGCCGAGCGCCTGGCCCGGTTGCGGTCCGAGCGCGACCGGGCGGCCGTGGACGCGGCCCTCGCCGAGCTGAAGAAGGCGGCGGAGGGCACGGGCAACGTGCTCTACCCGATGAAGGACGCCCTCAAGGCGCGGGCCACGGTCGGCGAGGTCTGCGACGCCCTGCGCGAGGTCTGGGGCACGTACGTCCCGACCGACGCGTTCTAG
- a CDS encoding L,D-transpeptidase family protein has protein sequence MKRSSSVIRRVILAAAAVALAAGCTPDAVGTGTGTAPAPTSAAPSAAPTTDDKPPSPSASATSPSATPSTGKPTSKPLMDDGDENEQVRELQARLRQLDFFDRAPTGFYGTMTAASVRKLQARRGLPETGTVDATTWQQLLSVTRKPTADELKPSTTNKLDTPDPRCMTGRVLCISKESRTLAWMIDGKVVSSMDVRFGSENTPTREGLFKVEWKAKDWTSTIYHTPMPYAMFFSRGQAVHYSADFAARGYAGASHGCVNVRDRVKLSALFDQVKVGDKVVVHW, from the coding sequence ATGAAGCGGTCTTCGTCCGTCATACGCAGAGTGATCCTGGCGGCCGCGGCGGTGGCACTCGCCGCCGGCTGCACACCGGACGCCGTCGGCACGGGTACGGGTACGGCGCCCGCGCCCACCTCGGCCGCGCCCAGTGCCGCTCCCACCACGGACGACAAGCCACCGTCCCCCTCCGCCTCCGCCACCTCCCCCTCCGCCACGCCCTCGACCGGGAAGCCCACGTCGAAGCCCCTCATGGACGACGGGGACGAGAACGAGCAGGTGCGCGAGCTCCAGGCGCGGCTGCGGCAGCTCGACTTCTTCGACCGGGCCCCCACCGGCTTCTACGGGACGATGACGGCGGCCTCGGTCAGGAAGCTCCAGGCGCGCCGGGGGCTGCCGGAGACGGGCACGGTCGACGCGACGACCTGGCAGCAGCTGCTCTCCGTCACCCGGAAGCCGACCGCCGACGAGCTGAAGCCGTCGACGACGAACAAGCTGGACACCCCGGACCCGCGGTGCATGACCGGCCGGGTGCTGTGCATCAGCAAGGAGAGCCGCACCCTCGCCTGGATGATCGACGGCAAGGTCGTCTCCTCGATGGACGTCCGCTTCGGCTCGGAGAACACGCCGACCCGCGAGGGCCTCTTCAAGGTCGAGTGGAAGGCGAAGGACTGGACGTCGACGATCTACCACACGCCCATGCCGTACGCGATGTTCTTCAGCCGCGGCCAGGCCGTGCACTACTCGGCGGACTTCGCGGCCCGCGGCTACGCCGGGGCCTCGCACGGCTGCGTCAACGTCCGGGACCGGGTCAAGCTCTCCGCCCTCTTCGACCAGGTGAAGGTCGGCGACAAGGTCGTCGTCCACTGGTAG
- a CDS encoding RNA polymerase sigma factor — protein MLGDDAELTAAVLAAQDGDEDAFRTVYRAVHPRLLGYIRTLVGDADAEDVASEAWLQIARDLDRFDGDADRFRGWAARIARNRALDHVRMRGRRPAVGADETELADKPADSDTAGEALEALSTGDTMQLIAQLPQDQAEAVVLRVVVGLDAKSAADTLGKRPGAVRTAAHRGLKKLAELLGADGGQGDGPGTVVPLDGVPPQRGRAPGPVAPGGVTQSRPRTQKDM, from the coding sequence GTGCTGGGGGACGACGCGGAGCTGACGGCCGCGGTGCTCGCTGCGCAGGACGGGGACGAGGACGCCTTCCGTACTGTGTACCGCGCCGTGCATCCCCGGTTGCTCGGCTACATACGCACACTGGTGGGCGACGCGGACGCCGAGGACGTCGCCTCCGAGGCCTGGCTCCAGATAGCCCGCGACCTCGACCGCTTCGACGGCGACGCGGACCGGTTCCGCGGCTGGGCGGCCCGGATCGCCCGCAACCGCGCCCTCGACCACGTCCGGATGCGCGGCCGCCGCCCCGCCGTGGGCGCCGACGAGACCGAACTCGCCGACAAGCCCGCCGACTCCGACACGGCCGGCGAGGCCCTGGAGGCCCTCTCCACCGGCGACACCATGCAGCTGATCGCCCAGCTCCCGCAGGACCAGGCCGAGGCCGTCGTCCTGCGCGTCGTCGTCGGCCTCGACGCCAAGAGCGCCGCCGACACCCTGGGCAAACGCCCCGGCGCCGTGCGCACCGCCGCGCACCGGGGACTCAAGAAGCTCGCCGAACTCCTCGGGGCCGACGGCGGGCAGGGCGACGGTCCGGGAACCGTCGTCCCCCTGGACGGCGTCCCTCCGCAACGCGGCCGCGCACCGGGGCCCGTGGCCCCCGGCGGTGTGACGCAATCACGTCCGCGTACGCAGAAGGACATGTGA
- a CDS encoding DUF4328 domain-containing protein, translated as MRTLKNPIGLSRAVVALLAGNIFFDVLLAGIEGHDLVADDPYYSDFAVGPVDGAYATAGLVHLATIVVFIVWFHRLRNNAEVWAGDLQGRKPGWAIGGWFVPIGNLWIPRVIAADIWRASRWAPYAPDAKGELTLLNSWWVCFVVGNVTDSIAGRLYKNAETVEAYDTATAWSLVGYGLNVAAAVLAVLLVRRLTSMQHAKATGMIPAAQ; from the coding sequence ATGCGCACGCTCAAGAACCCGATCGGCCTCTCGCGGGCCGTCGTGGCCCTGCTCGCGGGCAACATCTTCTTCGACGTCCTGCTCGCCGGGATCGAAGGCCACGATCTGGTGGCCGACGACCCGTACTACTCCGACTTCGCGGTCGGGCCGGTCGACGGGGCCTACGCCACGGCGGGCCTGGTGCACCTGGCGACCATCGTCGTCTTCATCGTCTGGTTCCACCGGCTGCGGAACAACGCCGAGGTCTGGGCCGGTGATCTGCAGGGCCGGAAGCCCGGCTGGGCGATCGGCGGCTGGTTCGTGCCGATCGGCAACCTCTGGATCCCGCGGGTGATCGCGGCCGACATCTGGCGGGCCAGTCGCTGGGCACCGTACGCCCCCGACGCCAAGGGGGAGCTGACGCTGCTCAACAGCTGGTGGGTGTGCTTCGTCGTCGGCAACGTCACGGACTCGATCGCCGGGCGGCTGTACAAGAACGCCGAAACCGTCGAGGCCTATGACACCGCGACGGCCTGGTCCCTGGTGGGCTACGGCCTCAACGTCGCCGCCGCCGTCCTCGCCGTCCTCCTCGTCCGGCGTCTGACCTCTATGCAGCACGCCAAGGCCACTGGCATGATTCCGGCCGCGCAGTGA
- a CDS encoding glycoside hydrolase family 20 protein: protein MMRYSLRGPRRAPALLTTAVALATVAACSNGSPAGPPSGPAATGASASAAPTSAAPPGPKPTPTPTPTKNHPLSTAPRTVPAVRAHEAARGPGWKPAPTGGVVLAANSGALADEGRLLAGELGIPYRGAAAAAPGDVELALGGTGAPESYTLTVTGGRVRIAGPDEAGVFYGTRTLKQSVKATGAMPEGTVTDRPAKPQRGLMLDIARKHFTAAWIEDRIREMGDLKLNQLGLHFSDDQGFRIESAGHPEVVSAEHLTKAEVRRILALAASRHVTVIPEIDSPGHLGAVIAAHPGLQLVSASGRTPRGTVDISNPEAAKIVDELLREYTGLFPGAYWHLGGDEYVALMSKNPEASYPKLARAAVAKYGPSGRVQDLATGWLNDRAAVVRPTGKTLKAWNDGFFTGGVVGPDKDLEVEYWTGREIGARLPVSYLSAGRKLVNLNDDYLYYILGEPNKFPYPTGRRIYEQWTPRVLRGSTPVPARYDPQILGGRLAVWCDLSRAQTPAQVADGIRLPLAALAQKVWDPRPPAPTWAQFKALASKVR from the coding sequence ATGATGCGGTACTCCCTCCGAGGGCCTCGTCGGGCCCCCGCCCTTCTGACGACCGCGGTGGCGCTGGCCACCGTGGCGGCCTGCTCGAACGGTTCTCCGGCCGGTCCGCCCTCCGGCCCGGCCGCCACGGGCGCGTCCGCGAGCGCCGCACCCACGAGCGCCGCGCCGCCCGGCCCCAAGCCGACGCCCACCCCCACCCCCACGAAGAACCACCCCCTCTCCACCGCGCCCCGCACCGTCCCCGCCGTCCGCGCCCACGAGGCCGCCCGCGGCCCCGGCTGGAAGCCCGCACCCACGGGCGGGGTCGTCCTCGCCGCCAACAGCGGGGCCCTCGCCGACGAGGGGCGGCTGCTCGCCGGGGAGCTCGGCATCCCGTACCGCGGCGCCGCCGCGGCCGCGCCCGGGGACGTCGAACTGGCCCTCGGCGGGACGGGCGCCCCCGAGTCGTACACCCTGACGGTCACGGGCGGCCGCGTCCGGATCGCAGGCCCCGACGAGGCCGGGGTCTTCTACGGCACCCGCACCCTCAAGCAGTCGGTGAAGGCCACCGGCGCCATGCCCGAGGGGACCGTCACCGACCGGCCCGCGAAGCCGCAGCGCGGACTCATGCTCGACATCGCCCGCAAGCACTTCACCGCCGCCTGGATCGAGGACCGCATCCGCGAGATGGGCGACCTGAAGCTCAACCAGCTCGGGCTGCACTTCTCCGACGACCAGGGCTTCCGGATCGAGTCCGCCGGCCACCCCGAGGTCGTCTCGGCCGAGCACCTCACCAAGGCCGAGGTCCGCCGGATCCTCGCCCTCGCCGCGAGCCGCCACGTCACGGTGATCCCCGAGATCGACTCGCCGGGACACCTCGGCGCCGTCATCGCCGCCCACCCCGGCCTCCAGCTCGTCAGCGCGAGCGGCCGGACCCCGCGCGGGACCGTCGACATCTCGAACCCGGAGGCGGCGAAGATCGTCGACGAGCTGCTGCGCGAGTACACCGGGCTCTTCCCCGGGGCGTACTGGCACCTCGGCGGCGACGAGTACGTCGCCCTGATGTCCAAGAACCCGGAGGCGAGCTACCCGAAGCTGGCGCGGGCCGCGGTCGCGAAGTACGGGCCCTCCGGCCGCGTCCAGGACCTCGCCACCGGCTGGCTCAACGACCGCGCGGCCGTCGTCCGGCCCACCGGCAAGACCCTCAAGGCCTGGAACGACGGCTTCTTCACGGGCGGGGTGGTGGGCCCGGACAAGGACCTCGAGGTCGAGTACTGGACGGGCCGCGAGATCGGCGCCCGGCTGCCCGTCTCGTACCTGAGCGCGGGCCGCAAGCTGGTCAACCTCAACGACGACTACCTCTACTACATCCTGGGCGAGCCCAATAAGTTCCCGTACCCCACCGGCCGCCGGATCTACGAGCAGTGGACCCCCCGCGTCCTGCGCGGCTCCACCCCCGTGCCGGCGCGGTACGACCCCCAGATCCTCGGCGGCCGGCTCGCGGTCTGGTGCGACCTGTCACGGGCGCAGACACCGGCCCAGGTGGCGGACGGCATCCGCCTGCCGCTCGCGGCCCTGGCCCAGAAGGTCTGGGACCCCAGGCCACCGGCGCCGACCTGGGCGCAGTTCAAGGCGCTGGCGTCGAAGGTGCGCTGA
- a CDS encoding 2-oxo-4-hydroxy-4-carboxy-5-ureidoimidazoline decarboxylase, whose protein sequence is MSHVHPTRPGVPESTLTSDTHAPCRKPGAADTPAIPAQQTRSRHTGGLVGFNAASPAEAVALLLSCCHSTRWAERVAAHRPYPTVDALLAAADEAGYDLSRADLDEALAAESSTPPHPDAPPAARTALRAAHAAYENNFGHAFVISLDGVRPGERLDQLLAGIRSRLGNEAEEERVVAADELRRLARARLAFRVTQGLTPRHSGP, encoded by the coding sequence TTGAGTCACGTCCACCCCACCCGTCCCGGAGTACCGGAGTCCACGCTGACCAGCGACACCCACGCCCCCTGCCGGAAGCCGGGCGCCGCGGACACCCCTGCCATACCTGCCCAGCAGACCCGTTCCCGGCACACCGGCGGTCTCGTCGGCTTCAACGCGGCCTCGCCCGCCGAGGCGGTGGCGCTGCTGCTGTCCTGCTGCCACAGCACGCGCTGGGCCGAACGGGTGGCGGCCCACCGCCCGTACCCGACCGTGGACGCCCTGCTCGCCGCCGCCGACGAGGCCGGGTACGACCTCTCCCGCGCCGATCTCGACGAGGCCCTGGCCGCCGAGTCCTCCACGCCGCCCCATCCGGACGCCCCTCCGGCCGCCCGGACCGCGCTGCGGGCCGCTCACGCCGCGTACGAGAACAATTTCGGACACGCGTTCGTGATCAGCCTCGACGGAGTGCGCCCCGGGGAGCGGCTCGACCAGCTACTGGCCGGTATCCGGTCACGTCTCGGCAACGAAGCGGAGGAGGAGCGGGTGGTCGCCGCCGACGAGCTCCGCCGCCTCGCCCGCGCCCGACTGGCCTTCCGGGTGACCCAGGGGCTCACACCGCGACACTCCGGGCCGTGA
- the sdhC gene encoding succinate dehydrogenase, cytochrome b556 subunit, producing the protein MPAGTLYRGREGMWSWVAHRVTGVLIFFFLFVHVLDTALVRVSPEAYDEVVATYKTPIVALLEYGLVAAILFHALNGLRVIAVDFWSKGPRYQKQMLWTVVGIWVVLMAGSLYPVLGHAARELFGS; encoded by the coding sequence GTGCCGGCTGGAACGCTGTACCGCGGCCGGGAAGGAATGTGGAGCTGGGTGGCTCATCGAGTCACCGGCGTCCTCATCTTCTTCTTCCTGTTCGTACACGTGCTGGACACCGCTCTCGTCCGCGTCTCCCCCGAGGCGTACGACGAGGTCGTCGCGACCTACAAGACGCCGATCGTCGCTCTCCTCGAGTACGGCCTCGTCGCTGCCATCCTCTTCCACGCGCTGAACGGCCTGCGGGTCATCGCCGTGGACTTCTGGTCCAAGGGCCCGCGCTACCAGAAGCAGATGCTCTGGACCGTCGTGGGCATCTGGGTCGTGCTGATGGCGGGCTCCCTGTACCCCGTCCTCGGCCACGCCGCACGTGAACTGTTCGGGAGCTGA
- a CDS encoding succinate dehydrogenase hydrophobic membrane anchor subunit, whose protein sequence is MSTDTTSAIGPVEGGARYDADNPAPYIEAPRKRTGKTPRATRGNFEMAAWLFMRLSGVVLVVLVLGHLLIQLFLDGGVTKIGFAFVAGRWASPFWQVWDLLMLWLAMLHGANGLRTVINDYAERANTRLWLKGLLYTATVFTILLGTLVIFTFDPNIR, encoded by the coding sequence ATGTCGACTGACACCACCTCCGCGATCGGACCCGTCGAGGGCGGCGCGCGCTACGACGCGGACAACCCCGCGCCGTACATCGAGGCCCCCCGCAAGCGCACGGGCAAGACCCCGCGCGCGACCCGCGGCAACTTCGAGATGGCCGCATGGCTCTTCATGCGCCTCTCCGGCGTGGTCCTCGTCGTCCTGGTCCTCGGCCACCTGCTGATCCAGCTCTTCCTGGACGGCGGCGTCACCAAGATCGGCTTCGCCTTCGTGGCCGGCCGCTGGGCGTCCCCGTTCTGGCAGGTCTGGGACCTGCTGATGCTCTGGCTCGCCATGCTGCACGGCGCCAACGGTCTCCGCACGGTCATCAACGACTACGCGGAGCGGGCCAACACGCGCCTGTGGCTCAAGGGCCTGCTGTACACCGCCACGGTGTTCACCATCCTTCTGGGCACGCTGGTGATCTTCACCTTCGACCCGAACATCCGCTAG
- the sdhA gene encoding succinate dehydrogenase flavoprotein subunit translates to MKIHKYDTVIVGAGGAGMRAAIEATKRSRTAVLTKLYPTRSHTGAAQGGMAAALANVEEDNWEWHTFDTVKGGDYLVDQDAAEILAKEAIDAVLDLEKMGLPFNRTPNGTIDQRRFGGHSRNHGEAPVRRSCYAADRTGHMILQTLYQNCVKEGVEFFNEFYVLDQLLVEEDGVKKSAGVVAYELATGEIHVFQAKSVIYASGGTGKFFKVTSNAHTLTGDGQAACYRRGLPLEDMEFFQFHPTGIWRMGILLTEGARGEGGILRNKDGERFMEKYAPVMKDLASRDVVSRSIYTEIREGRGCGPEGDHVYLDLTHLPPEQLDAKLPDITEFARTYLGIEPYTDPIPIQPTAHYAMGGIPTNVEGEVLSDNTTVVPGLYAAGEVACVSVHGANRLGTNSLLDINVFGKRSGIAAAEYSAKHDFVELPEAPEAFVVAQIEKLRNSTGNERVADLRRELQETMDANVMVFRTEQTIKTAVEKIAELRERYENVSIQDKGKRFNTDLLEAIELGNLLELAEVMAVSALARKESRGGHYREDYPNRDDVNFMRHTMAYREVGEDGSETVRLDYKPVVQTRYQPMERKY, encoded by the coding sequence ATGAAGATCCACAAGTACGACACCGTCATCGTCGGCGCCGGCGGCGCCGGCATGCGCGCCGCCATCGAGGCGACGAAGCGCAGCCGCACCGCCGTGCTGACGAAGCTCTACCCCACCCGCTCCCACACGGGCGCCGCGCAGGGCGGCATGGCCGCCGCGCTGGCGAACGTGGAGGAGGACAACTGGGAGTGGCACACCTTCGACACGGTCAAGGGCGGTGACTACCTGGTCGACCAGGACGCCGCCGAGATCCTGGCGAAGGAGGCCATCGACGCCGTCCTCGACCTGGAGAAGATGGGCCTGCCGTTCAACCGCACCCCGAACGGCACCATCGACCAGCGCCGCTTCGGCGGTCACTCCCGCAACCACGGCGAGGCCCCGGTCCGCCGGTCCTGCTACGCCGCGGACCGCACCGGCCACATGATCCTCCAGACGCTGTACCAGAACTGCGTCAAGGAGGGCGTGGAGTTCTTCAACGAGTTCTACGTCCTGGACCAGCTCCTGGTCGAGGAGGACGGCGTCAAGAAGTCGGCCGGTGTGGTCGCGTACGAGCTCGCCACCGGCGAGATCCACGTGTTCCAGGCCAAGTCCGTCATCTACGCCTCCGGCGGCACCGGCAAGTTCTTCAAGGTGACCTCCAACGCGCACACCCTGACCGGTGACGGCCAGGCCGCCTGCTACCGCCGCGGCCTGCCCCTGGAGGACATGGAGTTCTTCCAGTTCCACCCGACGGGCATCTGGCGCATGGGCATCCTGCTGACGGAGGGCGCCCGCGGTGAGGGCGGCATCCTCCGCAACAAGGACGGCGAGCGCTTCATGGAGAAGTACGCGCCGGTCATGAAGGACCTCGCGTCCCGTGACGTCGTCTCCCGCTCCATCTACACGGAGATCCGTGAGGGCCGTGGCTGCGGTCCCGAGGGCGACCACGTCTACCTGGACCTGACGCACCTCCCGCCGGAGCAGCTCGACGCCAAGCTCCCGGACATCACCGAGTTCGCCCGTACGTACCTCGGCATCGAGCCGTACACGGACCCGATCCCGATCCAGCCCACCGCGCACTACGCCATGGGCGGCATCCCGACCAACGTCGAGGGTGAGGTCCTCTCGGACAACACCACCGTCGTCCCGGGCCTGTACGCGGCCGGCGAGGTCGCCTGCGTGTCGGTGCACGGCGCCAACCGCCTCGGCACCAACTCGCTGCTCGACATCAACGTCTTCGGCAAGCGCTCCGGCATCGCCGCCGCCGAGTACTCCGCCAAGCACGACTTCGTCGAGCTGCCGGAGGCCCCCGAGGCCTTCGTCGTCGCCCAGATCGAGAAGCTCCGCAACTCCACGGGCAACGAGCGGGTCGCCGACCTGCGCCGTGAGCTCCAGGAGACGATGGACGCCAACGTGATGGTGTTCCGCACGGAGCAGACCATCAAGACGGCCGTCGAGAAGATCGCCGAGCTGCGCGAGCGCTACGAGAACGTGTCCATCCAGGACAAGGGCAAGCGCTTCAACACGGACCTCCTGGAGGCCATCGAGCTGGGCAACCTGCTCGAACTGGCCGAGGTCATGGCCGTCTCGGCCCTGGCGCGCAAGGAGTCCCGCGGCGGTCACTACCGCGAGGACTACCCGAACCGCGACGACGTCAACTTCATGCGCCACACCATGGCGTACCGCGAGGTCGGCGAGGACGGCTCCGAGACCGTCCGTCTCGACTACAAGCCGGTCGTCCAGACCCGCTACCAGCCGATGGAGCGTAAGTACTGA